Proteins from a genomic interval of Cryptococcus neoformans var. grubii H99 chromosome 8, complete sequence:
- a CDS encoding AP-1 complex subunit mu-1 — MASLVAILDVKGKSLIQRSYRDDVPPSYIERFLPLILEMEEENVPVTPCFSDEGVNYMHIRHNNLYLLALSKKNSNAVEVIFFLHRLCSVLTEYFKELEEESIRDNFVIIYELLDEMMDFGYPQTTESKILQEYITQESHKLEVQVRPPMAVTNAVSWRSEGIRYRKNEVFLDVVESVNLLVNASGNVIRSEILGAVKMKCYLSGMPELRLGLNDKVMFETTGRAARGKSIEMEDVKFHQCVRLSRFENDRTISFIPPDGEFELMSYRLSTPVKPLVFVEASVESHRGSRVEYMVKIKGQFKRRSTANNVEIYVPVPDDADSPKFRASVGSVVYAPEKSAFVWKIKQLAGGRDYLMRAHFGLPSVRNEEIDKRAPISVKFEIPYFTVSGIQVRYLKIVEKSGYKALPWVRYITQNGDDYVLRTITDAKTAPLTGV; from the exons CAATCCTCGAcgtcaagggcaag TCCCTTATCCAACGCTCATACCGCGATGATGTCCCTCCTTCCTACATCGAACGATTCCTGCCCCTCATTCttgaaatggaagaagaaaatgtgCCCGTGACACCTTGTTTTAGTGACGAAGGAGTCAATTACATGCATATAAGGCATAACAATCTTTATT TGTTGGCGCTCTCAAAGAAGAATAGCAACGCCGTTGAAgtcatctttttcctccaTCGACTTTGCTCT GTCCTCACAGAGTACTTTaaagagcttgaagaagaatcgATTCGAGACAACTTTGTGATCATCTACGAGCTATtggatgagatgatggattTTGGATATCCCCAAACTACAGAGAGCAAGATCTTGCAAGA GTACATTACTCAAGAATCTCACAAACTTGAAGTGCAAGTCCGGCCACCTATGGCCGTCACCAATGCCGTCTCATGGCGTTCAGAAGGAATTAGGTATAGGAAGAATGAAGTGTTTCTCGATGTCGTGGAAAGTGTCAACTTGCTC GTCAATGCATCCGGCAATGTCATTCGCTCTGAAATTCTCGGTGCTGTCAAGATGAAATGCTACCTTTCCGGTATGCCCGAACTCCGTCTAGGCCTTAATGACAAGGTCATGTTCGAAACCACTGGCCGTGCCGCGCGAGGAAAATCGATCgaaatggaagatgtcaaATTCCACCAATGTGTCCGACTATCTCGATTTGAAAATGACAGAAccatctctttcatccCGCCTGATGGAGAGTTTGAGCTCATGAGCTATAGGCTCTCGACACCGGTGAAGCCGCTAGTGTTTGTCGAAGCTAGTGTGGAGAGTCACAGAGGATCTAGAGTGGAGTATATGGTCAAGATCAAGGGGCAGTTCAAGAGAAGGAGTACTGCGAATAATGTGGAAATTTATGTGCCTGTGCCGGATGATGCGGACAGTCCAAAGTTCAGA GCATCCGTCGGATCAGTAGTGTACGCACCAGAAAAGTCGGCGTTTGTGTGGAAAATAAAGCAACTTGCCGGGGGAAGAGATTATCTTATGCGGGCACACTTTGGTCTTCCGAGCGTTAGGAATGAGGAAATTGATAAGCGCGCACCTATATCCGTGAAATTTGAAATTCCCTACTTTACCGTTTCTGGTATACAAGTACGATATCTTAAAATTGTGGAAAAGTCTGGTTACAAG GCTCTTCCTTGGGTCAGATATATCACTCAGAATGGCGACGATTACGTGTTGAGGACAATCACAGACGCAAAAACTGCGCCTTTAACGGGCGTCTAG